One Sphingomonas faeni genomic window, CCGCGGTTACGTCCACGCGGTAGTATTCCAAAGCGCCCCCCGCGGCGGTGGCGTTGATGGTCGCATGCGGGATCGTGGTCGAATTGGTAATGTTGGCATTGGCATCGATATCGTAGGCGCCGGCCGTATCCACCGCAGTGGCAATGCTGCCGTTGTTGGCGGTCTGCGGCTTGGTGATGTCGGCCTTCGACGGTGCGGACTCAGGCGTCACGACGAAGCTTGTAGTAACAGTGAAGCCACCACCGATCAGACGGTCGTTGCCGGCGCCGCCAATCAGGGTATCTGCTCCCGATGCACCACCGCTGAGGATGTTATCCTGGCTGTTGCCGGTCAGCGTGTCGTTGCCGATCGTACCTCCGATATTCTCGATGTTGCGCAGCGTGTCGGTCTCGCCGTCATGGCTGACGATGACGTCCGCGCCGGTATCGTTCAGGGTGACGGTCACGCCGGTAGTGTTGGTGAAGATAACCGCGTCGCTGCCGGCACCGCCGTCGAGGATGTTGTTGGCAGTGTTGCCAACGAGGACGTCGTTGCCAGCGCCCCCCTTGACGTTCTCGATGAGTGAACGCGTGTCGTTGTTGTAGAGCAGCGACATGGCGATGTTGCCGGGCGCGAGCGACGTCAGGCCCTGATAGGCCAGGCTGTTGGCCAGCTGCGACTGGTCGAACGTTGAGAACTCGCCCGGGCGCAGATCGACCGTGATCCCATTGGAATAGTTGCTGGCATCAATTGTGTCGTTACCGCCTCCATCCCAGACGGTGAGGAAGATTTTGTTACCCGACGGTGCGCCCTGGCCGACGCCGTTAATGAACATCTCGCCGGTCGTCTGGCTGAAGGTGTAGACGCTGTCGCCCGCATTGGTCGTATAGTTGGCGCCGTACATGTACTGGAGAGCGGCCAGATCATACTGCATGTAGGTCTGCGGCTGGTTGATCTTCTCGCCGGCGAAGTTGCTGTTGGTGAACGGCGCCGGCGTATAGGTCATCAGCGACCAGGCTTGCCCGTCGCGGTCCGGGGTTAGCGACTGGGTACCGTAGCGCGGCGCGCCGCCAAAATAGAAGGACAGATCGCTGTTCGTGTAGTCCTGATGCCCGTGCTTTAGCCCCATCGTATGGCCGATCTCGTGCATCATGGTGGCGTAGCCCCACGTGCCCTTGAAGGCGAGGTCGTAATAGGGCTGGTTGGTACGGCCGAACCAGATGTCGCCCGAAAGGCCGCGCGTGTCGGACGGGAAGTTGCCGTAAGCCGATCCCACGTCGTTGTCTGCGCTCTGCGAGATGCGGATGTTCGCGTGAACCGTGTCCGTATCGGTAATCTCCTGGAACGTCAGGCCGGTTGCAGCCGAGAGCTGGGCGAAGGATGCGCGCGCTGCTGTCTGCTGCTGCGTGCCCAGGTCGACATGATAGAGGCTGACGCCGTTGGTGTCATAGCCGCTGCCGTTATAGTTCGAGCCCGATGTCGGGAAGCTGTAGGTAAGGTTCAGGATACCCCATTTGGACCCGATGAGGGTGGCATCGACGTTGCGATTGCCCGTGAAGAAATGACTTCCGTCCGGATTGGTGCCGAGAGGCAGCAACTCGCCGATGTTGTTGCCTTCCGGATTGGCACCGGTCGGGTCTACGCTCTTCGGGTTGGCACCGTCGACGCCGTCCTTTGTTTCGCGCAAGCCCTGGCAGGCAGCGCAGTTGCAGCCGTCCATGATCGTCAGATGGTCGATTTCGGCCAGTGGGTCCCAAGTGCCAACACCCATAGCGCCGTCGGTCAAGGGGGTGATGTTTGCTACCGGTTCGTAGGAGGCGATAACTACCTCGTTGCCAGGCAGGTTTTCGGCATGCGACCGTGGATCCTGGGAACCAATGACATTATCATCTGCAGGCTTGATATTGCCGAGGCCCAAAATGCTCATCTATGCTTCCCCTGTTTGGCACGATTATGTCGTTCTTGTTGATCAAACGCATTAACACGATCGCATCCGATCAAGATCACCGCATGCGCGGCACCTTGATTCGTTCATATTATTTTCATAGTTTCACAGCGTGCCGATATCGGCAAGGGCTAGTACGTTCATTTTGGCGGGAAGCGTCTGAAACGCTTAAAAAAACTTGGGCGGTGGTCGGCGAAGCTTTACCTGCAAAACAAGTTGCAGACAGCCGGAATTGATTATGAACTGTCATGTTAGCTGCCGCCCGCCCTCTCATGCCTAACATACCGAAGCATATGCCGGCCCACTCGTGACTCACGGACGCGGTTGGCGTATCACAGAGTCTAGTTAGTCGAAGGAGAACGCGGTGCTCCGCATTTTACTTTCATGTTCTTCGGCGCTCGCTGTATGGACGCCTTCACTTCAGGACGCGGGCATGCGCAAATCGGGTTCGATTTCACGAACGGCCATTCGGGATACAAACGAAGCAAGGCTGGAAGAGGGGGGGGGCGTCAATTTGGGTTCGACCGGACAGGACGCTATTAGCCGCGCACCTGCCGCTCAAGGCCCCATTCTAAAGCCGACTTCGGCATCTGAAAATTCGGTTGTCGCCGTCGCTGCGCAACTGGCTGACTTGTCCGCAGACGCCTTAGGGCGCCGGACGTTGTCGACGGCCTTTGTTATGGTCGGCCCTGATGGACATCTGACGATAGAATTGCGCAACGAACGCCTGCTAATCCTTCGAGATGTAGTTATGCGTGCAAAAGATTATTGCGGCGAGCTAGTACTGGGTAAATTGACCGGGAAACGATATTGTGGCCGTTATTCCGACATAGCTACGGCCCGACCTGGTGGCCCACCGGCAGTAGAAGGGCCCGATACGGCTCTATCTAGCTCAGTTGGGAACGCGGGCACTCTAGTTGCCAACTGAGGTATGTTACCGGATAGACTGGAAGATTTAGCCTGTGCATACGTCGCGTCAGCCAAAATATTGCTAACAAAAACAGTATAGATACATTTGCTTACATGATTTACTTCAAGTTATTAGGGACCAAATAAAATATTGGTATTTGATAGGGCGGCGGTTGCCTATTCCCGGTTATTATCTACCGTAAGTATAAGTTCCGGCGTTCGTAAGACCCTAAATGTCACTTATTTAATGGCGCCACGTGGTCTCATCAGGGCATTGCCCTGAGATGAGACTCTTGTTGGCGAACGCTAGCTTGGAATTTTCATCACCTGAACTGATCGACCGTTTCTTGATTTATCCGGTTTCGGTCCTGATCAACTATCCACCCCCATTTTGAGAAGTACCTTACCAAGCTCACGCAGGCATATCTAATCCTCGCAAATGAGGGTGTTGACTGACTTCTGTATTCGTGAATTACCACTTCGCTTGGGTTAAAAAGCGTCTTAGATACAGCATGTATTCGCCTAGATAAGTCAAGATCTTCGGCATAAAGAAAATACCTTTCATCGAAATAACCTATTTGGTCCAACACCGACCGACGACACATCATAAAACAACCAGATAGAAACGGGAATTCGGCAACCGAGTCATAATTCCAGCCGCTAAACTCATATCTATCGTTTTTAGATTTTGCCCACGTTGTGCCGCTTAGGAATCGCCTGGCTACAATATTCGCTGGGTCCGGCAAAAGTCTGCATAGGCGTTGTAATGATCCATCAGGGTAAATAACCTTAGGCATAGCCAATCCGGCGTCTAGATGCTTATCCATAAAGGCAACCATGCCGCCGATCGCATCATCTTTTACCTCAAGGTCGGTGTTCATAATCAGATTATAACGACATCTACCTTTGCTGGCAGATAAAGCGATATTATGACCCCGCCCATACCCGAGGTTAATATTCGTGGCTATAATAGTAACATCATCAGCCTCGATATCTGCCAATTCTATTGGCGGAGAGCTATTATCTATTAATACGATATGGAAGGATACAGCGCTTTTCCGAACCTGAGCTATGGATCGCCTGATTTCGTCTCTGCTGTTGCCAAATAAAACAAATGAAACACAAACATCAATATCTTCGGGAATTGACTGACTTGCTTGCGTCGCGATGTGATGGAACTTACTCAATTGATTGTATCCTGAGGCTTGGTTGTGCGATCGTTATACCGATCGTCATACTGGAAGTGGGGTGCTGGCGGATAGCGAAAAAAATGGATCGAGTCCGAGCAAACAAATAGCGCGGCCGTTCAAACGCATTGCCGTGGAAAAGGGACGGGTCTACATATCGAGAATGGTAACAGTAGCAATTACAGGCATTACAGGCCTGGCTGGGGGGCGTGTCGCGCACGCATTAAATGCGGCAGGTCATCGTGTCATTGGCATAAGCCGAACGGCATCGGGCGACGGAGCGGGAGGAATAATCCGTACTGTGGCAGATCTAACTGACGTAGTAAGTCTAACCGCAGCGCTGCACGGATGTGACGCGGTCTTTCATTTCGCTGATCGTGCCGACCGTAAGTCCTATGAAGAGGCCCACGTTGGGATCGCGGCTACCAATCTGACAGCAATCCGAGCTGCGTGTGAGGCTAATGGTATATCGCGCATTGTCGCGGCTAGCTCGATTTATGCCGAACGCCGTGACCGGCCAGACGATAGATACGTGCGGTCCAAAAAAGCCATGGAGGCGGCGGGGTTGGCCCCAATATCGGCGCCCCCAGCGTTGATCTTGCGACTGCCTCCTTTGCACGGTCAGGGGGCACGTGGAGCTGTGCGGCATATTGCGAACGCAGTCGCTAAAGGGTGGCCGCTGCCTTTCGCCGTCGCTAAGGCCCCCCGTCGCTTTCTTTCGCTAGACGCATTAGCTGACCTGTGCGTTCATTTGTTGCAGATTGATAATTCAATCTTTGCGCGAGCAGCCGGAAAAATTTGGGTACCCGTAAATGTACAGCAAGGAAGCCTCGCCGCCCTCACGCGTGCTTTCGGACAAGGGAAGGCAAGGCTGCTACCTGTCCCTTGGATTGATCGCATTCTTGGCGGACACGTATCTCGGCAACAACTCGAGAATGATCGTGACGCACTTGAGAATGCGATAGGATGGCAGGCAAAATATTAGCCTGCGGCCGGCATAGCCCGGCAATTAAAACGGTTTCTCTCTTGGCTGATCCGTAAGGGGATACCCGTCGCCACAGTTCCTCTATTCAGGATTCCTACCGGAACAGGAGGCTGCCATGGATGGCGCGGTCTTCGTCGGTAGCTCTTCGGGATAGAGTTGTAACGGCGATCGCGGCTGGTCTGTCGCGTCGGCAGGCGGCGGTACGGTTCGGTGTCAGCGCTGTGAGCGCCATCCGGGGCAGTAGCTTGCAGACCAGCACGGAACGCCGGCGCCACGCCAGCAGGGTGGCGATCGATGCTTGATTAATATCAAGACGCATGCCGGGTTGATTGTGGCCACTTACAAGGCGACGCCTAACATCATCTGGCTGAGTTGCAGGCGTCTTTTGCCGATTACGCCACCGAGGTCGCACTCGGCACGATATGGCTGTTCATCAGTCTGCATCCGGCGAGAGGCATCTGGCGGGTGATGGTCCGAGCTGAGATGTTAGCCACAGTGCAAGCACCGTGATTTACACCGTGGCGAGAGACGTGGCGATGACCCAGATTACTGTACTGTCCGGCGTTGAGCGCGTCGCCATTGGAGCGACGGGCGCAAGCTTGCCCTGGTGAAGGCAGCCATTATGCCAGGCGCGCCGGTTGCCGCTATCGCCCGTTGCCAACGTCTCGCCCTCGTCAATCTACCGTTGGCGGCGCAAACTGTGCAGCAAGCTTGCGCAGCGACCGGCTTTGCAGCTGTGGCCGTTCATGCGTATCCGCCCGAGACCGACCGTGCTGGTCATCGAGCTCAGCGGTGTGACCATCGTGCGGCTGGCGGCGTGTCTGCTAGCTTGCTGATAGCGACGTTGCGCGAGCTCAAAGGTGTGCATCCGGTGAGGGGCATCTGGCGGGTGACGGTCTGAGCTGAGATGTTAGCCACAGTGCAAGCACCGTGGTTTGCACCGTGGCTAGAGACGTGGCGATGACCCAGATCACTGTACTGTCCGGCGTTGAGCGGCGTCGCCACTGGAGCGACGAGCGCAAGCTTGCCCTCGTGGAGGCAGCCATCGTGCCTGGCGCGTCAGTTGCCGCTATCGCGCGCGATGCCGACGTCTCGCCCTCGTCGATCTATCGTTGGCGGCGCAAACTGTGCAGCAAGCTCGCGCAGCCGACCGGCTTTGCCGCTGTGGCCGTTCATGCGGATCCGCCCGAGCTCGACTACGGCCCGTCCGACATGCTGGTCATCGAGCTCAGCGGTGTGATTATCCGTGCGGCTGGCGGCGTGTCTGCGAGCTTGCTGGTAGCGGCGTTGCGGGAGCTCAAAGCATGATCCCTGTTCCGGGCGGAGCACGGGTCTGGATAGCCACCGGCAAGACGGACATGCGCAAGGGGATGTCGTCGCTGGCGATGCAGATCCAGCAGGGGTTCGGACGAAACCCGCATGCCGGCGATCTCTATGTTTTTAGAGGTCGCCGCGGCGATCTGCTGAAGATCCTGTGGCACGATGGCCTCGGAATGTCGCTCTACGCAAAACGGCTGGAGCGCGGTCGGTTCACCTGGCCGGCGACATCTGACGGCGTCATTTCGATCTCGGCGGGGCAACTCGGCTTCCTGCTGGAAGGCATCGATTGGCGGAATCCACAATACACGTTCAGGCCCGAACTGGCGGGCTGAAATACTCGGTTTTCCTAGGCGTTCGGCATCAAACGCCTCGACAAATTGGCGGTTTTCTGCTGTAAAATGAGCCTCGATGAACACCGGCATCGAGGCCCTTCCCGATGATATCGAAGCGCTCAAAGCGCTGTTGATCGCCGAGCGTTACACCGTCCTCATTGCCCGCGAAGCGCTACTCGAGGCCGAGGCGCTCGCCGCCATCGCCCAGGCTCAGGTCGCCGATGCACACGCCATCATCGAAGATCTCAAGCTGCGCATCGCCAAGGCACGTCAGGACAAATGGGGGCAGTCGTCCGAGCGGCACAAGCAGCTGCTCGATCAGCTCGAGATGCAACTCGAGGACGTTGTAGCCACGGCGACCGAGGATGAGCTCGCCGCTGAGATTGCGGTCGCCAAAGCTAGTGCAGCCGGCGTTCCCGTGGTGCCGTTCACTCGCAAGAAGCCGACCCGCGCTCCGTTATCTGCCGATCTTCCCCGGCACCGTGTCGTCGTACCCGCCCCAGAGAGCTGCCCATGCTGCCACGGTGCGGAGCTTAAGAAGATTGGTGAGACCATCACGGAAAGCCGTGAGGTCGTTCCTCGCCAGTGGATCGTCGTGCAGACGGTCCGTGAGAAGTTCATCTGCAAGGCCTGCGAAACCATCACGCAGCCGCCAGCGCCCTTCCACCCCATTCCACGCGCATCGGCTGGCCCTAATTTGCTGGCGATGGTCCTATTCAACAAATTCGGCCTGCATCAGCCGCTCAACCGCCAGAGCGAGACCTATGCCGCCGAAGGCATGAGCATCAGCGTGTCGACGCTTGCCGACTATGTCGGCCACGGGACCGTCCTGTTGCGCGGCCTGGTCGATCTCATAGAGGCGCACATCCTCGCCGGCGAGCGCATCCACCATGACGATACGACCGTGCCGGTCATGGCGGCCGGCAAGACCATAACGGGCAGGATCTGGGCATCCGTCCGCGACGACCGCCCCTTTGGCGGGACCGACCCGCCCGCCGTCTGCTATTACTACACCCGCGACCGCACAGGAGCCCATCCGCAGCGACAGCTTGCTCGGTATGCCGGCATCCTGCAGGCGGACGCCTATAGCGGCTATGACGCGCTCTACGCCGCGGGCCGCAAGCCAGGACCCATCCTGGAAGCAGCGTGCTGGGCACACGCCCGTCGCCCGTTCTTCAAGGAAGCTCGCCTGAGCCAGGCGCCGCTCGCGGTCGACATCGTCACCCGCATGGATGCGATCTTCGCTGCCGAACGCGTGATCTGGGGCCGGAACGCAAGCGAACGGCTCGCCGCGCGACAAGTCCACGTCGCCCCGCTCGTCGCCGAGCTCGAGCAGTTCCTGCGTCAGCAATATGGCCGCCTGTCGCGCAAGGGCGATCTGGCCAAGGCCATCAACTACATGCTGGCACGCTGGGACAGCTTTGCCCGCTTCGTATCTGACGGCAGGATCTGCATGACCAACAATGCCGCGGAACGCCGGGTGAGAACCGTCGCGGTCGGGCGCCGGAACTGGACCTTTTGCGGCTCGGACCGCGGCGGTGACCGTGCA contains:
- the tnpB gene encoding IS66 family insertion sequence element accessory protein TnpB (TnpB, as the term is used for proteins encoded by IS66 family insertion elements, is considered an accessory protein, since TnpC, encoded by a neighboring gene, is a DDE family transposase.), with protein sequence MIPVPGGARVWIATGKTDMRKGMSSLAMQIQQGFGRNPHAGDLYVFRGRRGDLLKILWHDGLGMSLYAKRLERGRFTWPATSDGVISISAGQLGFLLEGIDWRNPQYTFRPELAG
- a CDS encoding NAD-dependent epimerase/dehydratase family protein, yielding MVTVAITGITGLAGGRVAHALNAAGHRVIGISRTASGDGAGGIIRTVADLTDVVSLTAALHGCDAVFHFADRADRKSYEEAHVGIAATNLTAIRAACEANGISRIVAASSIYAERRDRPDDRYVRSKKAMEAAGLAPISAPPALILRLPPLHGQGARGAVRHIANAVAKGWPLPFAVAKAPRRFLSLDALADLCVHLLQIDNSIFARAAGKIWVPVNVQQGSLAALTRAFGQGKARLLPVPWIDRILGGHVSRQQLENDRDALENAIGWQAKY
- a CDS encoding glycosyltransferase, which encodes MSKFHHIATQASQSIPEDIDVCVSFVLFGNSRDEIRRSIAQVRKSAVSFHIVLIDNSSPPIELADIEADDVTIIATNINLGYGRGHNIALSASKGRCRYNLIMNTDLEVKDDAIGGMVAFMDKHLDAGLAMPKVIYPDGSLQRLCRLLPDPANIVARRFLSGTTWAKSKNDRYEFSGWNYDSVAEFPFLSGCFMMCRRSVLDQIGYFDERYFLYAEDLDLSRRIHAVSKTLFNPSEVVIHEYRSQSTPSFARIRYACVSLVRYFSKWGWIVDQDRNRINQETVDQFR
- the tnpC gene encoding IS66 family transposase gives rise to the protein MNTGIEALPDDIEALKALLIAERYTVLIAREALLEAEALAAIAQAQVADAHAIIEDLKLRIAKARQDKWGQSSERHKQLLDQLEMQLEDVVATATEDELAAEIAVAKASAAGVPVVPFTRKKPTRAPLSADLPRHRVVVPAPESCPCCHGAELKKIGETITESREVVPRQWIVVQTVREKFICKACETITQPPAPFHPIPRASAGPNLLAMVLFNKFGLHQPLNRQSETYAAEGMSISVSTLADYVGHGTVLLRGLVDLIEAHILAGERIHHDDTTVPVMAAGKTITGRIWASVRDDRPFGGTDPPAVCYYYTRDRTGAHPQRQLARYAGILQADAYSGYDALYAAGRKPGPILEAACWAHARRPFFKEARLSQAPLAVDIVTRMDAIFAAERVIWGRNASERLAARQVHVAPLVAELEQFLRQQYGRLSRKGDLAKAINYMLARWDSFARFVSDGRICMTNNAAERRVRTVAVGRRNWTFCGSDRGGDRAAAMYTLIQTCRLNDVDPHAWLRDVIAQISDHPQTRLHELLPWEWKARQQRPEAIAQAA
- a CDS encoding transposase, with the translated sequence MTQITVLSGVERRRHWSDERKLALVEAAIVPGASVAAIARDADVSPSSIYRWRRKLCSKLAQPTGFAAVAVHADPPELDYGPSDMLVIELSGVIIRAAGGVSASLLVAALRELKA